In Micropterus dolomieu isolate WLL.071019.BEF.003 ecotype Adirondacks linkage group LG17, ASM2129224v1, whole genome shotgun sequence, one genomic interval encodes:
- the LOC123986245 gene encoding TRPM8 channel-associated factor homolog: MQVWNLWGGLIYLVAPPKTQVHGVEVTVQMAVPAPYYRSGVTTATDWSLLRTAPAPWAELEFDNIILTVPSDVVRSLERPDELAVFWDDIMKSVADLAAIPHNFPRKERFVTDVQISAGWMHSGYPVMAHKPTAAELVSIDLAKSKGLWGPIHELGHNQQRSCWEFPSHTTECTCNLWSVYVHEEVLRINREQAHPAMTSANRNSRAEEYVKGGKKLSNWQMWVALETYMQLQEKFGWDAFKKVFAAYHKMSNFPNDNYGKMNLYAETFSQTVGMNLAGFFKAWGWPIKTATEEKLCNLPPWSDHPMVQYD, from the exons ATGCAGGTGTGGAACCTGTGGGGTGGACTCATCTACCTGGTAGCCCCACCCAAAACACAAGTGCATGGGGTAGAGGTCACAGTGCAGATGGCTGTACCTGCGCCGTACTATAGATCAG GTGTGACAACAGCAACTGATTGGTCGTTGTTGCGCACAGCCCCTGCACCCTGGGCAGAGTTGGAGTTTGACAACATCATCCTTACTGTACCATCAGATGTTGTTCGGAGCCTGGAGCGCCCTGATGAGCTGGCAGTGTTCTGGGATGACATAATGAAGAGTGTCGCTGATCTTGCTGCCATCCCACACAACTTTCCACGCAAAGAACGTTTTGTTACTGATGTGCAGATTTCCGCTG GTTGGATGCATTCAGGTTATCCTGTGATGGCACACAAGCCCACAGCAGCTGAGCTTGTCAGCATTGACCTTGCTAAGAGTAAAGGCCTGTGGGGCCCCATACATGAGCTTGGACACAACCAACAGAGAAGCTGCTGGGAGTTCCCATCACACACCACAGAGTGTACATGCAACCTGTGGTCAGTGTATGTGCATGAAGAGGTGCTGAGGATCAACAGGGAACAG GCTCATCCAGCAATGACTTCAGCAAATCGAAATAGTCGAGCAGAGGAGTATGTTAAGGGGGGCAAGAAACTCAGCAACTGGCAAATGTGGGTGGCCCTGGAGACATATATGCAG CTCCAGGAAAAGTTTGGCTGGGATGCCTTTAAGAAGGTGTTTGCTGCCTACCACAAGATGTCCAACTTTCCCAATGACAACTACGGAAAGATGAACCTGTATGCAGAGACCTTCTCCCAGACTGTGGGGATGAACTTGGCTGGATTCTTCAAGGCCTGGGGCTGGCCCATCAAAACAGCCACTGAAGAGAAACTCTGCAACCTGCCTCCCTGGAGTGACCACCCCATGGTCCAGTATGACTGA